TCAAAGTTTTTGTTGCAAGAGTGACATCTAGTGGCCTATGTGGTGAGtggtgtagccatgtcggtccaaggatattagagagagaaggttggtgaggtaatatcttttattggaccaacttttgctaGTGAGAGAGACACAAGCTTACACACAACTCTtcttcaccttgtctctctcaccaacagaggttggtccaataaaagatattacctcacccaccttgtctatctagTGGCCTAAAAAGTTAATTATCATGGATTTTATGGCTACTGAGAGAGAAATTGCTTCAAAtagtctaggggtatgtctacatagcattttggagcaagcctcccagcctgggtcgactgcattggccactgtcggaagccaagatactgggctagatgggcctttggtctgacccagcatagccgtttcttatgttcttatgtgctagcactctaaaaataagtgtgtagacagtgctttgaagttgcgaCTCAGGCTCTGACATCTAGGGAGAGGGGTGGGCTTtagagcccaagctgcaacttcaaagcgcaCACTATACATGAGCAGTAACTTGAACCCCACCAGGCCAAGTCTGTTGACCTTGGCTGGGAGGCTTGTTCCCACTCACTCCAAAGTCCTGTGTAGACGTACCACTATGGCATACTCTTACATACCTTACCTGCCTAAAATCATGTGGTTTGGGATCTTGGTATATGCCAGTCTTATATTTTCCATTCTCCACAAACATTATATCCACTTCATATGAGCCCACGTGTGGAAACCTTGTGACAATCTTGGGCAACTCTTTCTTCCTTTCCGAAGCAGTGTGGAACTGGCTGGTCTTTATCTTTGGCAGCTGTTGCTTAGTCTCAGTGCTATTGGCCTTCTTCagatcttccttttccttttctggtGGTTTTCGTGAAGGCCTGGAAGATTTATAGAATTTGTGGCTAAAATCGGGAGGCTGCTTTTGCCATATATCTCTCTGCGGGGTGGCTCGGAGCTGCTGCACAAAACTTTGATTCTGTGCAAAGGCCAAATCCAGGCATGCAGAAAATTTGATTTGTCTTTCAAAAGAGAAGGTGGGCTGTCTGCCTTTGTAGCTAGTGGTGAGCATTATGGGATTTTTCCTCACAGGTATTTTAACCCCTAGAAAAAAAATGCATCTGATTAATGATTGTTTTGCATGGGTTTAGCACTGACTACATATCCAGTGCTGCACAGTATTACTGTAGTTAAGATAAATCAATGTCTGTAAAACTTTGTACTTCATTACATTTCATTCAATATCAGTATTTAGATTAATAATATCATTGGGTGGTTATAGCTGGGAACAGGGGAAGGATGATTTTGTAGTTATGGCACCAAACTGGGACTCTGGAGCTGGGTTCAACTTCTTGTTCCACCAGAGATTCTATTCCATTCTACATAGGTTCCTATACCTCACTCAATCACCGTAGTATCTGCATTGCCCTGGATGAGTCCCATAGGCCTCAATTCTGTAAGCTGATCTGAACAGGTGAACCCTTAAGCCCACTTACAGCCCCATTAAAGTGAACTGGATAtgagtaaggttaagattttgtcatggttatttttagtaaacgtcacagacaataaacaaacaaacaaaaaatcacagaAGCCTGTacctgacttttgctaaaaatatccatgacaaaatgggtagGATCGAGTCCAGGGGGCGGCTGGGAGTTCCAgggcggtggctgggagctgaagagGACAGCTGAGCACTCTGAAGTCCTACCAGTGCCATTGGCGGCTCAGAGCTGtggacccccaccccctgcggAAGATGGGAGCTCCAGGGTCTCCCCACTGCCCGCGGCGACTGGGAGCCCTGGGACCACTGCTGGTTAACAGCTCCAGCCCCGCCGCCCCGGGGCTGAAGTGGAAAacgtcacagaggtctctggaagtcatggattccgtgacttctgtgacctctgtgacataatcgTAGCTTTAGGTATGAGCACAGGGATCTGTCTGTGCATGTCAGCTTGTAAGATCAGGATTttgatctttctgtgcctcagttccccatctttagAATGGAGATAGTAGTGCTGCCCTTCTCCCACCATTTgtttttcttgtctatttaggacTTGTCTAGACAAACAGcatgtggcaagctggggtgtaagtctacagcacactagcctagggttgccaagtgtccaGTTTTCGATTGGCACACCtgggtcgaaaagggaccctggtggctccatcAGCACTGCTGATCAggcgttaaaagtctggttggcagtgcagtgaggctggcaggctccctacccagctttGTGGGCTCCCAGGAAGctgccggcatgtccggctcctaggtgtaggggcagccaCGGGGGCTCCACACACTTCCACCACCCCgagcgccggctccgcagctcccataggCCAGGAAGCAATTGGCCTACAAGCCAGAGGGACATGcaagctgcttctgggagcagcctgaggtaagcgccgccctgAGCCTGCacacctgaccccctcctgcatcacaagccccgtgccccagccctgagccccctccaacacctcagccccgtgccccagccctgagccccctcctgaagtccagacccctcatccccggcaccaccccagagcctgcacccccagtcagagcctgctccccctcccacactctgaacccctcaaccccagcccagagccccttcctacaccccaaacccctcatccccagccccaccccagagcgctcacccccttccacatcccaaccacctgctccagccaggagccccctcccacactccaaaaccCTTGGCCCtagcccccagcccggagccccctcctgcacccccagcactcacctaCTCAActccttccgcaccccaacccccagcccagagccctctccggcaccctgaacccctcatttctggctccagcccggagcctgcaccccccagcccagagcccatgccccctcccacaccccatgccctgcctAAGAtcggagccccttcccacactacGAAAccttcggccccaccccccagtgcagagccccttcctgaaccccaaacacctcatcctcgggcccaccccagagcctgcatcctcagccagagccctcatcccctcctgaaccccaaccccgtcccagcccggtgaaaatgagcgagtgagggtgggagggggagagtgagcgacggagggaggggggatggagagagcgggggcggggcctaggaaaaggggcagggcctcagggaaggggcagggcaaggtatTCCATTttctgtgattagaaagttggcaaccctatactaGCCTTGCCACATactcagggccgacgagagggggggaagccggtacaaattaccggtgctcggcggtctggaagggggcccagggcacGGCTTCCCccacctctcgtcggccctgtttagccggtccacccttgctggggggcccgaaaattttttttcaccagggcccgaacgcgctctcggcggccctgcacaTACTAACTCTCCATGGGGACCCTAGGGCGTATTGAcctactcctgtttcaaagcagaTTGAAGCACACTAAGGAACTTTTAGTACTTAGCAGCAATGTCCACTCAGACAGTTATTGCGTGGCATGGCagtgcactgtagatttataccccagcttgccatgcatTACCTGTTcatttagacaagcccttggatTGTAGGTTCTTCAGGGCAGACTCTGTCTCTTGGTATGTGTGCGTACATCatccagcacaatggagccttgatGTCAGCTAGGACCTGTAGGCAGAGTTGGTagagttttacacccactttgatAAAGTATAAATGACTACATTAAGTGCAAGGCTGAGAAGAATCAAGCCAATGGCCACATTCTCCATCCTGCTTGGTGCAGGAACAGAACTGGGGGCATGATAAAGGCGGCTTTTGTGCCATCTTTGTGATTCTCCACATTCTTGGATCTGCCCACACTGCACTGCTCCGATTTATACCCAGCTGCAATGTCCATCTAGAAACCGTTGCATCAGCCAAGGATAGCTAGTGTGTAACTGATCCTCTTATAGACCCCTTACACCACTGAAGCGACATTAATCGGATGACGGGCAATACTGAATTTATCCCAGTCTCCCTAGTTACATACTGCTTGGCTCAATCCACAGACGAATTCCCATTGATCTCAGAGACAGTTGCATAgctaatttccttttctttttacattGTATTTTTAGAAGTAGTTTTTAATGAATTCCTGGAGTCTCAGGcaaagttttgaaaaactgcattTGATTTTAATGGCATTACATCAGGGACTTGGCTAACATATTAGGATACCAGTAAATCATAATGTtaagattccccccacccctttctttcATATTACTAAGGAAGCCTACATAAAAACTGGAACCTTACTGCTTAGCTGTTCATCTGCTCTTGCTACTTATTATTTATCTCTTTGAAGTCATAATCTTCTATGACATCACAGTTAGTTACTGTGGACATATCTGCATGAGATCACAGAGGATTATGAGTAGAGAATGGCCCAAGTGAAAACACCAGAgctgaacccccaccccaaaatcttTGGAGGCCATTTGACATCTGAAGCCAGGTCAGAATTTTACAGGTAGTATGCATCTAGATTTGAACTCCAGAACTGaacatctgcaaagtcaattCAGAGTGACTTGAGCCCATTCTCAGGACCCTATTTGCATTAAAGAAATTCATAAATATTTCCTGTGCCAGTTTTGGTTTATGTTGATGTGGCTTCAGTGGATAACCTACAAGAGCAAAATTGTACCAGCAAAAGTCATGCTCTGCACTAGTGCAGCCCTATGCATTCGGAggttttcaccagtgtaaattgcTCCAATGTAGATTTCCTTAATGTAGACAGTGCCCAATTACAACTTCAAGTGAAGGATAAGTAGCAGGGCCAGATGAATTTCCAAGCAATTAAGGTTTCATCTTAACATAAATGTCCAGAGCATTAGGAAGTGGGGTAAGAGAAATTCCTAGACTCCCAACATCTGGAGTGGGCTCATTGCAGGTTCCAGTGGACAGATTCATATTCATTTCAATGCAGGATTGGGTCTCAGATTTATGTCCTGACCACAAGCAAATTATCCTCAGAATATCAAACACGCATCATGAAGCAACTCCTGACCCAAGTGCACAACCTAGGTACCCAGTTCTGGGGTTGGGAGATTACTGGAGGCTTGGGCTGAAGAATCCTAGCATCAGGCCATGAGCCAGCAGCATTGCTGCTTCTTCAGGTCTGCAATAGCCCTTGCAACTTTTGCTTCCTCCACTCTGCAGGGCAATTGGAAAGAGATTTAtacatttaaaggccagaagggaccattgtgatgatctagtctgacctcctgtataacacaagccatagaatttccccaaaataattattttgaacGAGAGCATTtctgaaatcaagattggatttttttctcaCTGATAAAGAATCCACTATGTTCCTTGctaagttgtttcaatggttagtTATCCTCCCTGTTAAAAGttcacaccttatttccagtctcagttTCTCTAGCTTCAAACTTCCAGCCATTTGGACTTTATTATACCTTAGTCTGCCacattgaagagctcattatcaaatatttgtccccatgtagatacttataatcAGGTCaaaccttaaccttctctttgttaaggtaaataaatcaagctccttgagtctatcactttaaggcagtgtttctcaatgactgaTCCATGGACCggcaccagtccctgagatcttcCTGATatagtttaggaaggcagcaagccagtccctggtctcaaaaaggttgagaaacactgctttaaggcatgttttataatcctttaagcattcttgtggctcttctttgaatccTTTCCAACTGATCAACAtccttgaattgtgagcaccagaatgGATACAGCATTCCAGCAGAGGTCACACTactgccaaacacagaggtaaaaataaccactctactcctactcaagattcccctatgatcacattagctcttttgggcatagcatcacactgggagctcatgttcagctgattatccactacgtccccccaaaatgtttttcagagtcactgcttcccaggataaaaaCCCCtatcttgtaagtatggcctagattctttgttcctagttgtatacatttacatttagccatattaaaaatgcatattgtttgcttgcagtCAGTTTAcgaagcaatccagatcactttgtatcagtgacctgtcctcttcatttaccactcctccaatctTTGTGATCTCTGCAAACTATcactgatgattttatgttttcttcaggTCATTAACAATGttgaatagcatagggccaagaaccaatccatGTAAGACCCCAATAGAAACACACCCACGTGATGAtagttccccatttacaattacattatgagacctatcagttagccagtgtttaatccatttaatgtgtgccatattagTTTTGCAtaattctagttttttaaatttaaatgtcatgtggtactttgtcaaatgccttacagaagtctaaatattggATATCACTATTGCCTTTATCAAACTTATAATCTCTtcaaaaatatcaagttagtttgacaggctctattttccataaaccaatgttgattggcattaatcatatttccctcctttaattctttattaaagaaGTCTCatttcagctgctccattatcttgcccattATCAATGTAAGACCGACAGGCCTATTATTTATCAGGTCATCTCATTctaccctttttaaatactggcacaacattagctttcttccagtctactggaacttccccagggctccaagACCTATtgaaaaaatcagcattaatggttCAGTAAGCTCttcagtcagctcttttaaaacacttGAATGCAAGTTATCCACACCTGCTAATTTAAAAACGTCTAAATGCTGTTTAGGATACTCAAGAGTTACTATTGGAACAGCAAGAGCATCCTCATATGATGATTATATCATCTGGCTGTTTTCCGaacacagaatagaaatatttatagaATCCTTCTGccctttctgcattattattgataattctaccattacCATCTAGAAAGAGGATGCAGATTGTCATGGCTCTACTGACCCTGTTCCTCAACCAGCCTTCCTTGTCCCCTCACAGCAAGGCCTTATGGTAGTCAGGAGGTTTGCAACCCCTCTGGTGGGCTCCCAGAGTCCTGCCCAATAGAACTGCAGGCAGGCCGGCCCCATGGGAAGAGAAACAAGGAGGAGAATAGATAATTTGCCTCCTGGTGAGCAACCATCATGTATATTTCACTTGTTTTTAATACTTAACAAAATTCTCCCTAGAATATTCATTTACTTAGAACTGTCTCCTTGTGTATTACAGCCACAGAGTGTTTCTAGGTCCTGTTTTTAAGCTTTAATTGGGCAAAAGGAAGAGGTTGGGATTATCCATAAACTTCACCAAAGAAACAGTCATCACACTTACCCTATCGGCTCTGTAGAGTCTGCACTCTTGATTTACGGTGCATGTTTTAGTAGCTTAGAAACAGACACACTTAATCGCCGGGTGCACACAGATTCATACATTTGGTGACAACCACAAAAGCAGCCCCAAAGAGAAGCATTTAGCAGAAGAGGTTAAGAGACACCACTCACCATTCTGTAAAGTCAGGTTTCTCTGCCCAGCTTCACGTGTTGTATCACATAGCCGGGCTTCTCTTCTGTACAGTGCTAGGGGACGCTGAGCAAAGAGATGAACTCACAGCACATGTTTATTCTGGGAGCTATTTATTCTTTTGTTATACAAAAGAGCTCAAATGTATAATCTGGCTCTGCCCATCTGGGTTGCTAAGAAACAGGATCATTTTGCCTCAGGGCTTGATTGAGAATTCAGAAATGAAAATAGTGCCTCAGTTGGCTGCATAAAATTAAACTTGAAACCTAGCAACAAGGCCACAAGTTCATTGCAATTGTTTCAAATGTTAGAAAACAAAGATATTATAAAGGAAATATGATCCAGGAGAGAGCAAGTTGAAAGGAGAGCAGATCTGCGGCATTTTGTATGGTGTCAAGCGATGGAATTTTGCTGAACACACTTTTTTTCTGGAAATATAGGGCCAGAATCTTTGCTGTTCTGCACCTTGTTTAGTCATATAGTAGTGCAAAGTGTGTGCAATGCAGCTGTGAATGAGAATGGTGTTGTTTTGCACTAATAtaacactcactttgcactgatgtaagtgACTATAAGGTGCAGGGTAACAGAGAATCAGGTCTTCCATTTGTATTGCAGTTGGTAACTAGTCTAACTCATTTACTGTTTatcaccccccccaacccctgaagtacactatcctacaattttataGATTATATAACTCTAAGgaaaaaataatacacacacacacacacacaccatatacaGAGTATTTGCAATGTGTGCTCATGGCATGCCTTCAGCATAAGGAATTGCCAATGACAACGTGTGAAGTTATAAATACATTATAATGCCCGCCCACCTTGATGTCCCGTGATTAATTCACAGGGGAAAACCTAGTATGGTTCAAACATTTAGTTACAAAACCTGTTTCAGATTTCAGTGCAAATTTTAACCTCAGGCCAGGACCCCAGAAAACATTGCAACTCTAGGCCAAGCTTTGAGCAAGACTGGTCTGAGTTATGGCTTTCAGCTTGGTAAACCTTGGTAGTTTCTTA
Above is a genomic segment from Emys orbicularis isolate rEmyOrb1 chromosome 2, rEmyOrb1.hap1, whole genome shotgun sequence containing:
- the C2H7orf78 gene encoding uncharacterized protein C2H7orf78, translated to MLTTSYKGRQPTFSFERQIKFSACLDLAFAQNQSFVQQLRATPQRDIWQKQPPDFSHKFYKSSRPSRKPPEKEKEDLKKANSTETKQQLPKIKTSQFHTASERKKELPKIVTRFPHVGSYEVDIMFVENGKYKTGIYQDPKPHDFRQYETNIPDFVTSYSRDPFNLKFKSQHLNAVHGLQPLKDKQKDTKGRFITYKPRECKWESRLILPKNPWPPKSASFTRHRRRRGAHTAFLDRVDEKLCTIWQEEVGGDVVLFPVEQTQCLLRAT